One segment of Lentisphaerota bacterium DNA contains the following:
- a CDS encoding PadR family transcriptional regulator: MELNQCACSGKTLDRLLRPVVLAILARAGTHGYDLVQQLAKLEVFADSPPDTSGIYKTLKSMEKEGLVSSDWDCGKSGPAKRRFTLTQDGRTCLNRWAETLRTYRAQIDGLLGILDAS, from the coding sequence ATGGAACTTAACCAATGTGCATGCTCGGGAAAGACGCTCGACCGATTGCTGCGCCCGGTCGTCTTGGCGATACTGGCTCGCGCGGGAACCCATGGCTACGACCTTGTCCAGCAGCTCGCCAAGTTAGAGGTGTTCGCAGATTCGCCGCCGGACACGAGCGGTATCTACAAGACATTGAAATCAATGGAGAAAGAAGGACTGGTATCGTCCGATTGGGATTGCGGAAAAAGCGGACCTGCCAAGCGGCGTTTCACTCTGACCCAAGACGGAAGAACTTGCCTGAATCGCTGGGCGGAAACGCTCCGGACCTACCGCGCGCAGATCGACGGTTTGCTCGGTATTCTTGACGCCTCTTGA